One region of Priestia megaterium genomic DNA includes:
- the cuyA gene encoding D-cysteate sulfo-lyase: protein MNLTQFFRRKYTDSPTPLEKLSVLSQQLNGPSIYMKRDDMLGLTGGGNKTRKLEYLVADAKAQGADVLVTCGAIQSNHCRLTLAAAVKEQMKCVLVLEEGENKASDQPTGNYFLYHLLGAHDMRFVAEGSDLTAEMEKVARELSEKGHKPYLIPVGGSNVIGATGYAACAQELLMQSYEQQIKLSHVVCTSGSGGMHAGLVAGFQGLQSGVSVIGMNVSRAKEEQEMKVAKLTSELYDHLHSKTPFKKEDIVCMDEYVGPGYAVPTEEMVEAVKLVAGTEGILLDPVYTGKAMAGLIDLIRKGYFKKDENVVFIHSGGSPALYAYTSVFS, encoded by the coding sequence ATGAACTTAACGCAATTTTTTAGAAGAAAATATACGGATTCCCCTACACCTTTAGAAAAGCTATCGGTTTTATCTCAGCAGTTAAACGGACCTTCAATTTATATGAAGCGCGATGATATGCTTGGACTGACAGGGGGCGGAAATAAGACGCGTAAGCTTGAATATCTAGTAGCTGATGCAAAAGCACAAGGGGCAGACGTGCTTGTAACGTGCGGTGCGATACAATCCAATCACTGTCGTTTGACGCTTGCTGCTGCCGTAAAAGAGCAAATGAAATGCGTGCTCGTATTAGAAGAAGGGGAAAATAAAGCAAGTGATCAGCCGACGGGAAACTATTTTCTTTATCATTTATTAGGGGCTCATGACATGCGGTTTGTCGCTGAAGGTTCGGATTTGACAGCGGAAATGGAAAAAGTAGCGCGCGAGCTAAGTGAAAAAGGTCATAAGCCGTACCTAATCCCCGTAGGAGGTTCAAATGTTATCGGTGCAACAGGCTACGCTGCCTGCGCACAGGAGCTGCTTATGCAAAGCTATGAGCAACAAATAAAGCTTAGCCACGTAGTTTGCACAAGCGGAAGCGGAGGCATGCACGCAGGGCTAGTGGCAGGCTTTCAAGGCCTTCAAAGCGGGGTGTCTGTTATTGGAATGAATGTGAGTCGTGCTAAAGAAGAGCAAGAAATGAAAGTTGCCAAGCTGACGAGTGAACTTTATGATCATTTACATAGCAAAACGCCTTTTAAAAAAGAAGATATTGTTTGTATGGATGAATATGTCGGTCCAGGCTATGCTGTTCCAACAGAAGAGATGGTGGAAGCAGTCAAACTTGTGGCCGGTACGGAAGGAATTTTATTGGATCCTGTGTATACGGGAAAAGCGATGGCCGGCCTGATTGATTTAATTCGAAAAGGTTATTTTAAAAAAGATGAGAATGTGGTGTTCATTCACTCTGGGGGTTCACCAGCTCTTTATGCATATACATCGGTTTTTTCATAA
- a CDS encoding DMT family transporter — MKPLLLGVAASFFFAFTFVLNRAMDLSGGSWAWSASLRYFFMVPLLLMLVYFWGGIKPVVAEIKAQPQKWLLWSTVGFGLFYAPLCFASAYGPGWLIAGTWQITILSGSLLAPLFYKEGKKRGAIPFKQLGFSLIILIGVVLMQLEHATELSAATALLCTIPILIASFAYPLGNRKMMELSSLNTFQRVLGMTLSSLPFWIILSVYAYLTDGLPKPTQMYQSSLVALLSGVCATILFFAATDLVKKDSHKLGAVEATQSMEVLFALLGEVFLLSSPLPSILSWVGMGVIVAGMVLHSYQTSHKKAIPQKELTY; from the coding sequence GTGAAGCCTCTTTTATTAGGCGTTGCTGCATCATTCTTTTTTGCTTTTACATTCGTTTTAAATCGAGCGATGGATTTATCTGGAGGCAGCTGGGCGTGGAGCGCATCTCTACGCTATTTTTTTATGGTACCTCTTTTGCTTATGCTTGTTTATTTTTGGGGTGGCATCAAACCTGTGGTGGCAGAAATAAAAGCCCAGCCGCAAAAATGGCTGCTATGGAGCACGGTCGGATTTGGCTTATTTTACGCTCCTCTTTGTTTTGCTTCCGCCTACGGTCCCGGCTGGCTTATTGCAGGAACTTGGCAAATCACGATTTTATCGGGGTCTCTCCTAGCTCCTTTGTTTTACAAGGAAGGAAAAAAGCGAGGAGCCATTCCTTTCAAGCAGCTAGGTTTTTCGCTTATTATTTTAATAGGAGTTGTGCTCATGCAGCTTGAGCATGCGACTGAACTGTCGGCGGCTACTGCCTTGCTTTGTACGATTCCCATTTTAATTGCGTCTTTTGCGTATCCGCTTGGCAACCGTAAGATGATGGAGCTGTCGTCGCTTAATACGTTTCAGCGCGTGCTTGGAATGACGCTTTCAAGCCTGCCGTTTTGGATTATTCTTTCTGTCTATGCCTACTTGACCGATGGACTACCAAAACCAACTCAGATGTATCAAAGCAGTTTAGTTGCTTTACTTTCAGGAGTGTGTGCAACGATTTTATTTTTTGCGGCAACTGACCTTGTGAAAAAAGATTCTCACAAGTTAGGTGCAGTTGAAGCTACACAATCGATGGAAGTTTTATTTGCCCTGCTAGGAGAGGTCTTCCTTCTATCAAGTCCTTTGCCATCGATTCTTTCTTGGGTTGGAATGGGAGTTATCGTAGCAGGCATGGTGCTTCACAGCTACCAAACGAGTCATAAAAAAGCTATACCTCAAAAAGAATTGACCTACTAA
- a CDS encoding peptidyl-prolyl cis-trans isomerase produces MSSAPLKLLLAVLTAFGFLTGCGGKHSNTMFPSVEISQLSSAKEVAAYEGGKVTGAEFNRFLAVEGFLNPDAPLNDTSYRKELLRQLVMQKILISHLKTSDRVQKKVEDMWKQIKRSYDEDTRKQGYEVLHIRSSDVTKQLINQFKLEEYFRKQITSDELDAYYTRIENDVTRVSFSQLTFTTLHDAETVAAELQKGTSLQDVQKKYADVQTISKIENDDNLKLSNLSPSFIDVLKKQHIGECSKPIKMGKVYYILILKQKDKKTESEVKEEMMKELVLNHINRYIQDQLPRFHVTFSLR; encoded by the coding sequence ATGAGTTCAGCACCGTTAAAGCTGCTGCTAGCAGTATTAACAGCGTTCGGATTTTTAACAGGCTGCGGAGGGAAGCATTCAAACACGATGTTTCCTTCTGTAGAAATTAGTCAGCTATCTTCTGCCAAAGAAGTGGCAGCGTATGAAGGAGGAAAGGTGACAGGAGCTGAATTCAATCGTTTTTTAGCAGTTGAAGGGTTCTTAAATCCCGATGCGCCGCTAAATGATACAAGCTACCGCAAAGAGTTGTTGCGGCAGCTTGTCATGCAAAAAATCTTAATTTCGCATCTAAAGACAAGTGACAGGGTACAGAAAAAAGTCGAGGATATGTGGAAACAAATCAAACGTTCATATGACGAAGATACAAGAAAACAAGGCTATGAAGTCTTGCACATTCGTTCTAGCGATGTAACTAAACAGCTAATAAATCAGTTTAAATTAGAAGAATATTTCCGTAAACAAATTACGTCTGATGAACTAGACGCTTACTATACACGTATTGAGAACGATGTAACGCGCGTATCTTTTTCGCAGCTAACTTTTACAACTTTACATGATGCCGAGACCGTTGCGGCTGAGCTGCAAAAAGGAACATCGCTTCAAGACGTTCAAAAAAAATATGCTGATGTCCAGACCATCAGCAAAATAGAGAATGATGATAATCTAAAGCTTTCGAATCTATCTCCCTCTTTTATAGATGTTTTAAAAAAACAGCACATCGGAGAGTGTAGTAAGCCCATTAAAATGGGTAAAGTCTATTATATTCTTATTTTAAAACAAAAAGATAAAAAAACGGAATCAGAAGTCAAAGAAGAAATGATGAAAGAACTTGTTTTGAATCATATCAACCGGTATATCCAGGATCAACTGCCAAGGTTTCACGTGAC
- a CDS encoding S1C family serine protease: MDPRDYEREEERKEEYENRQRRYDQYQPASSSQPPKRRLFPVIASSIAGAVLGGGIVLYGAPQLGLMDSADTHTVNQTTQTQTATTTSTTPRTVSTTVNQSDLVSVVNKVSAAVVGVNNIQQQTNPFSGDTQTQEAGTGSGVIFKKENGKAYVVTNNHVIDGASEVEVSLSNGQKEKAKIVGADALTDLAVLEMSDKNVEQVAKFGKSSDLVAGETVLAIGNPLGEQFSRTVTQGIVSAAKRSVPISENWNVDAIQTDAAINPGNSGGALINSSGEVVGINSMKISEDNVEGIGFALPSDEVQPTIEQLMKNGKITRPYMGVGLQDVGQLSAATKQDQLGLTSDTSEGVVVTTVEPFSSASDAGLQSKDVIVAIDGNEVKTSSDLRQYLYTKRKVGDTVKLDVYRNGKKQTISLKLSEQQDNNG, translated from the coding sequence ATGGATCCACGTGATTATGAAAGAGAGGAAGAACGAAAAGAAGAATATGAAAACCGCCAGCGGCGCTATGATCAGTATCAGCCTGCGTCATCATCACAGCCTCCAAAAAGACGCTTATTTCCAGTGATCGCATCTTCCATCGCGGGAGCAGTGCTAGGGGGAGGAATTGTGCTATACGGCGCTCCGCAGCTAGGGTTAATGGATTCAGCGGATACGCATACAGTGAATCAAACAACGCAGACTCAAACCGCAACAACAACGAGCACAACGCCTCGAACAGTAAGCACCACCGTGAATCAGTCAGATCTTGTTTCAGTTGTAAATAAAGTATCAGCCGCTGTTGTAGGCGTGAACAACATCCAGCAGCAAACAAATCCATTTTCTGGAGATACCCAAACGCAAGAAGCAGGAACGGGTTCCGGTGTTATTTTCAAAAAAGAAAATGGAAAAGCATACGTTGTAACAAATAACCACGTTATCGATGGCGCAAGCGAAGTAGAAGTGTCACTTTCAAACGGGCAAAAAGAAAAAGCTAAAATTGTGGGAGCTGATGCGCTAACGGATTTAGCGGTGCTTGAAATGTCCGACAAAAATGTTGAACAAGTGGCGAAGTTCGGAAAATCATCAGATTTAGTGGCGGGTGAAACGGTTCTTGCAATCGGAAACCCTCTTGGTGAACAATTTTCTCGTACGGTCACACAAGGTATCGTGAGCGCAGCAAAACGCTCTGTCCCTATTTCAGAGAATTGGAACGTAGATGCAATTCAAACGGATGCGGCGATTAATCCAGGAAACAGCGGCGGTGCCTTGATCAATTCTTCCGGTGAAGTAGTTGGTATCAACAGTATGAAAATTTCAGAAGACAATGTAGAAGGAATCGGCTTTGCTCTTCCAAGTGATGAAGTGCAGCCAACGATTGAACAGCTGATGAAAAACGGAAAAATAACGCGTCCATATATGGGGGTAGGTCTTCAAGATGTAGGTCAGCTTTCAGCTGCAACAAAACAAGATCAGCTAGGCCTAACAAGCGATACGTCTGAAGGAGTTGTCGTAACGACGGTTGAACCGTTCTCTTCTGCTTCTGATGCTGGTTTACAATCAAAAGACGTGATTGTTGCCATCGATGGAAATGAAGTCAAAACATCCAGTGATTTACGTCAATATCTATACACAAAACGCAAAGTAGGAGACACGGTAAAATTAGACGTGTACCGAAATGGAAAAAAACAAACTATTTCTCTGAAGCTTTCAGAGCAGCAGGATAACAATGGATGA
- a CDS encoding GntR family transcriptional regulator produces the protein MRYIGFMKNNIQPLKRLSLREEVYQTLKHNIVMLEFQPEQKLQDKELAEQFGVSRTPVREALKRLEDEGLVQTTPGSSTKVAPLNLEEAKQSFIVVAALHALAAKLACTSLQEEDMGELIKHNQSLEHAIKTRNVLKAIEADEAFHSVFLNRANNLELERVVKQTSAKIQRLEIARFSSLASLASVDQHKEIINACRQKDSALTSQLVETNWLTLGEALTSEEEAK, from the coding sequence ATGCGATATATTGGTTTTATGAAAAATAACATTCAACCTCTCAAACGACTTTCCCTACGGGAGGAAGTCTATCAAACACTTAAACACAATATCGTTATGCTTGAATTTCAGCCGGAACAAAAGCTTCAGGATAAAGAACTGGCTGAGCAATTTGGAGTTAGCCGCACTCCTGTTCGAGAAGCATTAAAAAGGCTCGAAGATGAAGGCCTTGTACAAACGACACCTGGTTCTTCTACAAAAGTGGCTCCATTAAACCTTGAGGAGGCAAAACAATCCTTTATTGTCGTCGCAGCTCTTCATGCACTTGCTGCTAAGCTGGCTTGTACTTCGTTACAAGAAGAAGATATGGGCGAACTAATCAAACATAATCAATCTCTAGAACATGCAATCAAAACAAGAAATGTACTGAAAGCGATCGAAGCGGATGAAGCATTTCATTCCGTTTTTTTAAACCGGGCGAATAATTTAGAGCTAGAACGTGTTGTAAAACAAACAAGCGCCAAAATTCAACGTCTGGAAATCGCTCGCTTTTCTTCTCTTGCTAGCCTTGCTTCCGTTGATCAGCACAAAGAAATCATAAATGCTTGCCGTCAAAAAGATTCCGCACTGACATCACAGCTTGTCGAAACAAACTGGCTGACACTAGGTGAAGCGCTGACAAGTGAGGAGGAAGCAAAGTGA
- a CDS encoding LCP family protein, with protein MNVLLLGIDSRGEEHSRADTIMIAHYDKDSNQPKIVSLMRDSYVDIPGHGKNKLNSAYAFGGPELMRKTIKENFGVDVNYYAVVDFKGFSKVADTIAPEGITVTVPHEMSSGIGMTLKPGKQTLHGDKLLGYVRFRHDSQSDFGRVKRQQEVIGKLMDEALQVKTLAKAPKLWGVIDPYVDTNIPPKTFIVIGKDFLVGNQPDLKSLRLPVEGSYSNERISGIGAVLSIDLEENKQALQSFLN; from the coding sequence ATGAATGTGCTGCTTCTCGGAATTGACTCTCGCGGTGAAGAACATTCGCGTGCCGATACAATCATGATTGCTCATTATGACAAAGACAGCAATCAGCCTAAAATTGTTTCTTTGATGCGTGATTCATATGTGGATATTCCTGGACATGGCAAAAACAAATTAAATTCAGCCTATGCATTTGGCGGGCCCGAATTAATGCGTAAGACAATTAAAGAAAATTTCGGCGTAGATGTAAACTATTATGCCGTTGTTGATTTTAAAGGTTTTTCTAAAGTTGCCGATACGATTGCCCCTGAGGGAATTACGGTTACCGTGCCACATGAAATGTCGTCAGGAATTGGCATGACGCTAAAACCTGGAAAACAAACTCTTCACGGAGATAAATTACTAGGATACGTGCGATTCCGCCATGATAGCCAAAGTGATTTCGGGCGCGTGAAGCGTCAACAAGAAGTGATTGGTAAATTAATGGATGAAGCTCTTCAAGTAAAGACACTGGCGAAAGCTCCTAAGCTATGGGGTGTCATTGATCCATATGTGGATACAAATATTCCGCCAAAAACATTTATTGTGATAGGAAAAGATTTTTTAGTTGGAAATCAGCCAGATTTAAAATCTCTTCGTTTACCGGTTGAAGGTTCCTATTCAAATGAACGAATATCCGGTATTGGTGCTGTTTTAAGCATCGACCTTGAAGAAAACAAACAAGCGTTACAGTCATTTTTAAATTAG
- a CDS encoding M24 family metallopeptidase → MEARLQKVVSWLKEKNVETAFISSTENVFYLTGFHTDPHERLLGLFLFNEAEPMLVCPSMEVGQAKEAGWKFDVIGYEDHQNPWELIKEALHKRNVMDVKKVAVEKEQLLYARAEELLNLYPNAELVGAEEKLNQLRLIKDEREVEILQKAAALADFGVEVGVAALKEGVTEMDVLAKIEYELKRKGIREMSFSTMVLFGEKTGEAHGNPGLRTLKPGDMVLFDLGVVLDGYCSDITRTVAYKSINDKQKEIYETVQRAEQAALEASKPGTRIGDLDMVARNIITEAGYGEYFLHRLGHGLGISVHEFPSMSRNNDDVLQEGMVYTIEPGIYIPGLGGVRIEDDVIITKDGYETLTKYPKELQIIS, encoded by the coding sequence ATGGAAGCACGTTTGCAAAAAGTCGTATCATGGCTGAAGGAAAAGAATGTAGAAACGGCCTTTATTTCGTCAACTGAAAACGTATTTTATTTAACTGGATTTCACACGGATCCGCATGAGCGTCTGCTTGGTTTATTTTTATTTAATGAAGCGGAGCCGATGCTTGTTTGTCCATCAATGGAAGTGGGTCAAGCAAAAGAAGCCGGCTGGAAATTTGATGTGATCGGATATGAAGACCATCAAAATCCTTGGGAACTTATTAAAGAAGCTTTACATAAACGAAACGTAATGGATGTGAAAAAAGTTGCTGTAGAGAAAGAGCAGCTGCTGTATGCGAGAGCTGAAGAACTGCTTAATTTATATCCAAATGCTGAGCTAGTCGGAGCAGAAGAGAAATTAAATCAGCTGCGTTTAATTAAAGATGAGCGTGAAGTTGAGATTCTGCAAAAGGCAGCTGCATTAGCTGATTTTGGCGTAGAAGTAGGCGTAGCTGCCTTAAAAGAAGGCGTTACGGAAATGGATGTTCTGGCTAAAATTGAATACGAGCTAAAGCGAAAAGGAATTCGTGAGATGTCGTTTTCAACGATGGTGTTATTTGGTGAAAAAACGGGAGAAGCGCACGGGAACCCAGGTCTTCGCACGTTAAAGCCAGGAGATATGGTTCTCTTCGATTTAGGTGTAGTGCTAGATGGATACTGTTCAGATATTACGCGTACAGTCGCGTACAAGTCGATTAATGATAAGCAAAAAGAAATCTATGAAACGGTACAGCGCGCCGAGCAGGCAGCTCTTGAAGCTTCCAAGCCTGGCACTCGCATTGGCGACTTGGATATGGTAGCACGCAATATTATTACAGAAGCAGGGTATGGAGAGTATTTCTTGCATCGTCTTGGTCATGGCCTTGGTATCAGCGTGCATGAGTTTCCTTCAATGAGCCGCAACAATGATGATGTGCTTCAAGAAGGCATGGTGTATACGATTGAACCGGGTATCTATATTCCAGGACTCGGAGGCGTGCGTATTGAAGATGATGTAATCATCACAAAAGATGGATACGAAACGTTAACGAAGTACCCAAAAGAATTACAAATTATTTCATAA
- a CDS encoding NAD(P)H-dependent oxidoreductase: MKTLVILAHPNLASSRINKAWAERVKKEEDVYVHDLYANYPDFKIDVEKEQELAVQFDRIVFQFPFYWYSSPALLKEWQDVVLTYGWAYGSKGTKLQGKEFVVATSTGGPAEAYQEGGYNRYPMNHLLLPFQAMANLTGMKFQTPFLFQGAGGDLSDKVIQDSAENYAQLLR, translated from the coding sequence ATGAAAACACTGGTTATTTTAGCGCATCCAAATCTAGCATCTTCTCGTATTAATAAAGCGTGGGCAGAGCGAGTAAAAAAAGAGGAGGATGTGTACGTTCATGATTTATACGCAAACTATCCCGATTTCAAAATTGATGTAGAAAAAGAGCAGGAGTTAGCTGTTCAATTCGATCGTATTGTTTTTCAATTTCCATTTTACTGGTACAGCTCACCAGCACTCTTAAAAGAGTGGCAAGATGTTGTTTTAACATACGGATGGGCTTATGGAAGCAAAGGTACTAAACTTCAGGGAAAAGAGTTTGTCGTAGCTACTTCGACAGGAGGCCCTGCAGAAGCTTATCAAGAAGGGGGATACAACCGTTACCCAATGAATCATCTGCTTCTTCCTTTCCAAGCTATGGCAAATTTAACAGGTATGAAGTTCCAAACTCCATTTTTATTTCAAGGAGCAGGCGGTGACCTGAGTGACAAAGTTATTCAAGATAGCGCAGAAAACTACGCTCAATTACTAAGATAA
- a CDS encoding response regulator transcription factor translates to MSFTLYLVEDEQNLNEVLTLYLQKEGWDVRSFFNGTDAKEMIATPPHLWILDIMLPDIDGYQLIREIKQQTPHVPVIFISARDADIDRVLGLEMGSDDYLSKPFLPRELVIRANKLLNLVYGSNQKKTDTITLTPYEIDLHTRTVSENGKPIDLTSKEFDFLVTISKDLGQAFSREQLLNLIWGEDYFGTDRVVDDLVRRVRKKMPQARIETIYGYGYRMMKA, encoded by the coding sequence TTGAGCTTTACACTATATTTAGTAGAGGATGAACAAAATTTAAACGAAGTTTTAACCCTTTACCTTCAAAAAGAAGGCTGGGACGTTCGCTCATTTTTTAACGGCACGGACGCAAAAGAAATGATTGCAACTCCTCCGCACCTGTGGATTTTAGATATTATGCTGCCTGATATTGACGGGTATCAGCTCATTCGCGAAATCAAGCAGCAAACGCCACATGTGCCTGTTATTTTCATTTCAGCACGCGATGCCGATATTGACCGGGTTCTTGGACTTGAAATGGGCAGCGACGACTATTTATCAAAGCCTTTTTTGCCTCGTGAACTAGTTATTCGAGCAAACAAACTGCTAAACCTCGTATATGGTTCCAATCAAAAGAAAACCGATACCATTACGCTGACTCCTTATGAAATCGATTTACATACGCGTACAGTCAGTGAAAATGGAAAGCCGATTGATTTGACGTCTAAAGAATTTGATTTTCTTGTCACTATCTCAAAAGACCTTGGACAGGCTTTTTCAAGGGAGCAGCTGTTGAATCTCATTTGGGGAGAAGATTATTTCGGCACAGACCGAGTGGTGGATGATTTAGTGAGGCGCGTGCGTAAAAAAATGCCGCAAGCACGAATTGAAACGATTTACGGATACGGATACCGGATGATGAAAGCATGA
- a CDS encoding suppressor of fused domain protein, producing the protein MSNFTKDEELIIHKAIDVFGQKDRIEDYSDERKKHGIHVVACENHPRQDVTAYATLGGHQCPTGYTVGGIPLRIEIVGACHEEFGIYSAILANCIFHMMKSHVSIFPGAIYKDVIAVLDDSFHMQHILLIPPFLWDNFSTIELSDKKVTFLQAVPISENERAFALEYGVDSLLSRFDAEQVNVFNLERRSVV; encoded by the coding sequence ATGAGTAATTTTACAAAAGATGAAGAATTAATTATACATAAAGCAATAGATGTATTTGGTCAAAAGGACCGAATTGAAGATTATTCAGATGAACGAAAAAAGCATGGTATTCACGTTGTGGCATGTGAAAATCATCCGCGTCAAGACGTAACCGCGTATGCAACGCTCGGTGGACATCAATGTCCGACAGGTTATACAGTTGGAGGGATCCCGCTTCGAATTGAAATTGTTGGGGCTTGTCATGAGGAGTTCGGTATTTATTCTGCTATTTTAGCAAACTGTATTTTCCATATGATGAAATCTCATGTCTCCATTTTCCCAGGAGCTATTTATAAAGACGTTATTGCAGTCCTTGATGACAGCTTTCATATGCAGCACATTTTGCTGATTCCGCCGTTTTTATGGGATAATTTTTCAACGATTGAACTATCTGATAAAAAAGTAACGTTCCTGCAGGCCGTTCCGATTTCAGAAAATGAACGTGCTTTTGCACTTGAGTACGGAGTAGATTCGTTGCTAAGCCGCTTTGATGCTGAGCAGGTTAATGTCTTCAATTTAGAAAGAAGATCTGTTGTATAA
- a CDS encoding acyl-CoA thioesterase: MSEKAVLCSVSRVVKSQHIFPNDLNNHHTLFGGKIVADMDMTASLSAAKHSRKSCVTASIDHVDFIEPVTEEDFISYEAFVVVTGKSSMIIFVKVIAENLLTGIKRIAATSFLTFVALENGKPAPVPQVIAQTEEEKSLQKVALERKESKKTQVEHSKAIARILSKSLRSSN, translated from the coding sequence ATGAGTGAAAAAGCAGTACTTTGCAGCGTCTCACGAGTAGTCAAATCACAGCACATTTTTCCAAATGACCTAAACAATCACCACACCCTTTTTGGCGGCAAAATTGTCGCTGACATGGACATGACGGCTTCTCTTTCAGCAGCTAAACATTCCAGAAAGTCGTGTGTTACAGCTTCCATTGATCATGTTGACTTTATCGAGCCCGTCACAGAAGAAGATTTTATTTCATATGAGGCATTCGTTGTTGTCACAGGAAAAAGTTCCATGATTATTTTTGTTAAAGTCATTGCCGAAAATTTGTTAACGGGCATTAAACGTATTGCTGCTACTTCTTTTCTTACCTTCGTCGCATTAGAAAATGGGAAGCCTGCTCCCGTTCCTCAAGTTATTGCTCAAACTGAAGAAGAAAAAAGCCTTCAAAAAGTAGCTCTTGAACGAAAAGAGTCCAAAAAAACGCAGGTTGAGCACAGCAAAGCAATTGCGCGCATCTTATCTAAATCTTTGCGCAGCAGTAATTAA
- a CDS encoding sensor histidine kinase, whose translation MKNKSLAFQIWLVISGILLLISILLAILFPTTLRQFFTNEIYTTIENEQHILKEYGLPSRSGEYYFSNEDSEPTLGNRTVDHILLPEHADISYFSSRVLPQDFLRKAQEDAISQRKIVARYEKDLGNRTLFYVIRKVSVNGQPAFLLSFSWDTYRNALTSTLFKQLLLVISIVFLFSWLPSIWLSRYLSKPLVSLEKDVKKIAEQNWHEPVTVNRSDEIGKLGASIEQMRKRLVSKDEAQQTLLQNISHDLKTPVMVIQSYAQSIQDGIYPKGDLSQTVKVIEDESKNLEKKIRDLLYLTKLDYMSTHQLAQDDFDFTALLHEVVDRLRWRRPEIQWEFDDVNATIKGDKELWTKVLENVLDNQLRYADTKVSLSLTKHQTNVQCTISNDGPPIDQSVLQHLFEPFKKGANGEFGIGLSIVKRIVTMHDAAITAENTDAGVTFSLTIPI comes from the coding sequence ATGAAAAACAAGTCGCTTGCATTTCAAATTTGGCTCGTCATCTCGGGTATTTTACTGCTCATTTCAATTTTGCTCGCTATTTTATTCCCAACGACGCTCAGGCAGTTCTTCACGAATGAAATTTATACCACTATTGAAAATGAACAGCATATTTTAAAAGAATACGGCCTGCCAAGCCGCTCAGGTGAATACTACTTTAGCAATGAAGACAGTGAACCAACGCTTGGCAATCGAACCGTGGATCATATTTTATTGCCTGAACATGCGGATATCTCTTATTTTTCATCACGGGTGTTGCCTCAAGACTTTTTGAGAAAAGCACAGGAAGATGCAATCAGTCAGCGGAAAATCGTCGCTCGCTATGAAAAAGATCTCGGCAACCGGACGCTTTTTTATGTGATTCGAAAAGTAAGCGTAAACGGACAGCCTGCTTTTTTACTTTCATTTTCGTGGGATACGTATCGCAACGCGCTCACTTCTACTCTTTTTAAACAGCTGCTTCTTGTCATTTCAATTGTATTTCTATTCAGCTGGCTTCCATCTATTTGGCTATCAAGATACTTAAGCAAGCCGCTTGTATCGCTTGAAAAAGATGTAAAAAAAATCGCCGAACAAAATTGGCATGAACCTGTTACAGTCAACCGTTCCGATGAAATCGGCAAGCTAGGCGCGTCCATCGAGCAAATGCGCAAAAGGCTCGTATCTAAAGATGAAGCACAGCAAACGCTGCTTCAAAATATTTCACATGATTTAAAAACACCGGTAATGGTTATTCAAAGCTACGCTCAGTCGATTCAAGACGGCATTTATCCAAAAGGTGATTTATCCCAAACGGTAAAAGTCATTGAAGATGAATCCAAAAATCTTGAGAAAAAAATCCGCGATTTGCTTTACTTAACCAAGCTTGACTATATGTCCACTCACCAGCTTGCACAAGACGACTTTGATTTTACTGCACTTCTTCATGAAGTAGTGGATCGCTTGCGGTGGAGGCGCCCTGAAATACAGTGGGAATTTGACGACGTAAATGCAACGATTAAAGGAGACAAAGAGCTGTGGACAAAAGTCCTTGAAAATGTACTCGACAATCAGCTGCGCTATGCTGATACGAAGGTTTCACTTTCACTTACTAAACACCAAACGAACGTTCAATGTACCATCAGCAACGATGGTCCGCCGATTGATCAAAGCGTGCTTCAACACTTGTTTGAACCGTTTAAAAAAGGAGCAAACGGTGAATTCGGTATTGGCCTAAGTATCGTAAAGCGTATTGTTACGATGCACGATGCAGCCATTACGGCTGAAAACACAGACGCCGGAGTGACGTTTTCACTTACTATTCCTATATAA